The stretch of DNA GAACACTGGTTAAGCTCACCTCATCAAGTCTCTTTGCATCTCACCCGAGCACGAAATAGATTTGCGGGAGATTCTAATTCACATGCTCCAGTGAGCTTTCCGGAGAAGTTGGATGTCTGCTCGTTTTTGCGTCGTTTTAAGTAAGAAATCATACCTGCGTGCTTTGATGTGAAAATGCGTCGTTGCTACGCAAAATGCGTACCGGTTGGCAGGTCTGTGTATGCTTACTGCCCACAcattgtaatggtgtgtgtgtgtgtgtgagtatgtacgAAGAGATGGCAAATACCCATCAATAAAACTTAAGCAGTCAACCTACTAACGTACTACCTACTAACTAGTGTGATGGGTGAAAATATGAAAGTGAGTGCGTGATAGAGGAGATATATGcatacgctgtgtgtgtgtgtgtgtgtgtgtgtgtgtgtgtgtgtacacgcaccAGTGAGACGGAAGGCTAGACCAACGGTGGCAGGAGCCTGGGGACGAGCTGTCTGGTTTGTGTAGCCGTAGTCACCCAGAGTCTTACTGTCGTCCAGCAGCTGTTcatcctgtcacacacacacacacacattaacatcagCCAAAACCATACATACAGGAACAGTAAGGCAAAGCTACGCATAGACATATAGAAACGCATGAAGGTAAATCACAGATAGATAACTCTGGCAGACTCACAAACAGATTGCTGAATCTGTTGATTGTTGTTGAATTTACAGAGAAACAGGAACTAAAACAGGACTGTAGAGAGCAGATATACAAACTTCTAGAATAAGCACTGGtcaacataaaataaattatgAGAAACTTCTAATGCACTTATAAACTCACTAAAAGTCATAACCTGTAACACAAAACCTGAGCGACGCTGTGAGGTACCAGTGGAGGATTGTTCACTTCAGGTGACAGAAGTTAAGTTGGACTGATACATCTACTGAGGACTGGACAAACGCTGTCCGGATACACGTTTAACTTTAAAACAACGTCATGGACTGCTAAAAGCTTAAATAAAATCTAGGAGTATGTAACTTACCTTGAAGAGTCTTTGATCTTCAGGAGCTCTCTTGAGAATACCCTCTACGATGCGTTTGAGCTCGTATACCGTAGTGGACTCCTTGGCGTCAGTGAAGATTGTCGTCTTGTGACGCCGGATCATTAAAAAGACGTCCTggaataaaagaaaaatgtgtttaaaataaATTTTAATATGTCATGCAAGTAACGTTAAAGGGATTTAATAAAGACAAACGttatccccaacacacacaactcGAAATCACTGCTAACGTTAAGTTCACGTCACGTCAACTGCAATACTTCCCAGAAACAACGTTAGCCGTTTTGCTAGATAACTTTATTAGACGATAGAAGCTACCAGTCAATCACAGGTCTCGTCAATTGTAACATTTCACACAATTCAACAGTATATTCGAACTGGGGCTTCATCCATTTACAATTAAAGTTAACATGATTAAAAAACGCCGAAATGAAAGGAGTCCTGCTAATCAGGTTGGCTGACAAGCGCAGAGGCGTAACGTTAGCTACTGATGCAGTGCAATGTAACGTAAACTGTTGCCTGAGACGGCTAGCTAATGATACTGCGGCCTTGTTTTGATTAAAGAAGCCAGCACACCCTTTCAACGTTAAATATCAAATAATCAAAGAATGGACAGCAGTGTACACATCTAGATGTAACCCAAACGGCAGATTATTCTTGATGTTAAAAAAATGGCCTTGCATCGGAGCCATTGGGACAACTGCTATTCGGGCTTTAACGCTAGCTAGCCAGTTAGCATCGCCCTCTGATGTCAACCACACAGCTAACGTTACCATCTTATCGGGTGAAGAAGCTAGGATAGCAGGCTAATTCATAGATTCGGTTTATATAAACTCTGGAACTTCACTCGTTTAATTTCAAACTAAAATGTGGATATGGACAATCGACAATAGTGCGCAACTCTCTAGAATAGCAACAGAGAAAATGAACAAGAATGTTTTCCAACAATGTGCGCTTTCTTGATTACTCACCATTTCTGAGCGCTGGTTGCAACACTCACCGCCTCACTCCGCCGCAGTCCCACAGTGCATTGCAGTAAAAGTGGGTGTGACGGAGCCCCACGTaatttttgttgttttggcGCGAGGGGAAAATGTTTGAAAGAAATGTAAACGCGCGAGCAGTATAATAACATCAACTGGTAGGACGGCGTCGTTCACTGGTTTCCCACAGAAGAGGATCGCGAAATCTAAATAGGACATCTGAAAATATGCAACAGACTTGTCAGTGTCAGCTGTCAGAACTTTATTTGGCCAAACTGAACGCGTTGTGCAAAGTGATGGTATGCTCTCAAAGCTAATGTAACTTATAGCATATCGCTAAGCTTCAGGGTGGTTCGTAACTTTACCTTTAACGTTAACGTACAAAGTGCTAACTACAAAAAAATCTTCGATTTGAATGTCGTGATTTTAAGAGGATAGTCACTCTAATTCCACTGCAGAAAGGCTTACTCACTACATATCACGGACCTATCGCCAAgtaagtaacgttaacgtttctAATATGATCTCGTTTACAGCTAGCAAGTGTGCTAACAACATTCCCAAAGTTCCTGTAACTTTACTCGGCTAACGTTACACAATTTAAGCCGATAACCTCGTTAACATACCCCTGCGTTGGCCAGAAACTAAATAATGGTTAATGTTAATTCTTGATCCTTTCCTTAGTTAAATGTGTTTCTCTATCGCAATATCCAACCTACTGACAAATAGCAATGctttaatgtttttgttttcttctttcCAGGTGTGACTCAACCTGGGGAAGCATTTTGCATCGACCTACCACACGTATTTATCTCTGACAGATGCCTTCTTTATCTTTCTCCATTGGCATATTTTTACAAGACACTTTTGGACCTATatcttattttttgttattttaataAAAACCAGAAAACCTCACCATCCCTGCATTATTATGTCTGTCACCATGGAAACCAACGTGGCCACCACCCCTCTACCCATCCCGGTCCACTTCTCCCACGCCCAGCAGTCCTTCTCTCTGAAGAGGAGAAGGTTCCCGTTCTCTGTGCCCTCCTCCGCTGCCCTTGCTTCCCCCTCCCGTCTCTCCAGCTCTTTGCCACCACGGCCCCCCTCCA from Alosa sapidissima isolate fAloSap1 chromosome 24, fAloSap1.pri, whole genome shotgun sequence encodes:
- the LOC121700635 gene encoding elongin-B-like, whose protein sequence is MDVFLMIRRHKTTIFTDAKESTTVYELKRIVEGILKRAPEDQRLFKDEQLLDDSKTLGDYGYTNQTARPQAPATVGLAFRLTGDTFEPLQVEAFSSPPELPDVMKPQDSGSTANEQSVQ